GCCCTCGGCCGGCACCGCGGGCGGGTCGTCGGGCATGCCGTCCTGGTGCCCACGGACGAGGCCGCCTTCGAACTCGCCATCTTCGTCCACCAGGACTACCGCCACGCTGGCATCGGGACCCGGATACTCACCGAGGTCCTCGCGATGGCGGTCGACCGCGACGTCCCGGAGGTTCGTCTCTACGTCGAGCACTCCAACGACGCCGCCATCGGGCTCTACGAGTCCGTCGGCTTCGAGGGGGAGGTCGTCGGCCCCGGCGAACTGGAGATGCGGCTGTCGCTGCCGGCCTGAGACGCGACCGACCCGACGTTCACGGTTCCCGAAGAGTGTCTGACGTTTTTATCATGTGAATGAGAACCATGCAACATGTCCCGCGCTCGGTACGCCGCCCTCCTCGCCGGCCTCGGCGCTGCCCTCACTGGTGGCGTCTACGTGACCGACGTCGACCCGCCCGCCCCCGCCGAGGCGACGAACGCGGCCACGCAACCACTCGCCGGGGCCGACCCACTGTTCGTCCTGACGGTGACGGTCTGGTGCCTCGCCGGCCTGTTCACCGCGGCGGTCATGCGACTCGAACCCACCTCCCCGGGTGACGACAGCCGGTCCGGCTGACCCTGCGCCGCATCGGAGGACTCGCCACGCCGCTGCGCCAGCGCGCAACGCAAGAGTAACCCGTCCCGGCATCGATGCCCCGCACATGACCGACGACGAGGACCATCGCATCGAGACGCGGTCGATCCACGCAGGGCAGGAACCGGACGAGGAGACGGGCGCGCTGATGACGCCCATCTACGCGAACTCGACGTACAAGCAGGACGGCCCCGGCGACCACCGCGGCTACGAGTACTCCCGGACCGCGAACCCGACGCGGACCGACCTCGAGGCCAACCTGGCGAGCCTCGAAGGCGGCGAGTTCGGGCGCTGTTTCTCCTCCGGGATGGGGGCCATCAACACCGTCCTCAACCTGCTCGAATCGGGCGACCACGTCGTCACCGGCGAGGACGTCTACGGTGGGACCCACCGCATCTTCACGCAGGTGTACGAGGACTACGACCTCGAGTTCACGTTCGTGGACATGACCGACCTCGACGCCATCGCTGACGCGATGCAGGCGAACACGGAACTCCTCTGGCTCGAGACCCCGACGAACCCCCTGATGTCCATCGTCGACATCGAGGGCGCCGCCGAGGTCGCCCACGAGCACGACGCGCTCTGTGCCATCGACAACACGTTCGCGACGCCGTACCTCCAGCGACCGCTCGAACTCGGCGCCGACATCGTGAGCCACTCGCTGACGAAGTACCTCGGTGGCCACTCCGACGTGGTCGGTGGCGCACTCGTCACCGACGACGCGGACCTGGACGAGCGCATCGGCTTCTACCAGAACTCCGTGGGCGCGACGCCCGGCCCGCACGATTGCTTCCTCGTGCTGCGCGGGACGAAGACCCTGCCCGTGCGGATGGACCGTCACTGCGAGAACGCCAGCGCCATCGCGACGTGGCTCGACGACCACCCCGCCGTCTCCGAGGTCTTCTACCCCGGCCTCGAGGACCACCCCGGCCACGACGTCGCGGCCGCACAGATGGACGACTTCGGCGGTATGCTCAGTTTCGAGGTCGACGGGACGCTCGAACAGGCCAGCACCGTCGTCTCCGAGACCGAGGTGTTCACCCTCGCGGAGTCCCTCGGCGGCGTCGAGAGCCTCATCGAACAGCCCGCGGCGATGACCCACGCGGCCATCCCGCGCGAGGAACGTCTCGAGGCCGGGCTCACCGACGGCCTCATCCGCGCCTCGGTCGGCATCGAGCACGTCGACGACCTGAAAGCGGACCTCGAACAGGCCTTCGACGCGGCGGGCCTCTAGGGCACAACGACTTTTCTGCTGGCCGTCCCACGATACCACATGACACCGGACGGCGTCCACCCCCTCTCGCTCGAGTTCGACTTCGGGGACCGCGAGCTGACCATCCATCCGACCGTCGTCGAGACCGACCACGGGCTGGTCCTCGTCGACGTGGGACTGCCCGGCGCGGTCGACCGGCTCGAACCGGCGCTCGACGACCTCGGCTTCGCCCTCGCGGACGTCTCGACGGTCATGCTCACCCACCACGACGGCGACCACGCGGGCGGCCTCTCGGAACTCGAGGAGGCGACCGACGTGTTCGTCGTCGCCCACGCCGACGAGGTCCCCTACGTCGACGGGGAGGAACAGCCCGTCAAGTCACCGCCGGACGCCGAACGCTACCCGCCGGTTCCAGTCGACCTCGAACTGGTCGGCGACGAGGTCTTCCGGACCCACGCGGGCCCGATGCGGGTCGTCGAGACCCCCGGTCACGCGCCCGGGCACGTCTCGCTGTACTTCCCCGACCACCGGTTCCTCGTCGCCGCGGACGCGCTCAACAACGACGACGGGTTCGTGGGGCCGAAACCGGAGTACACCCCCGACATGGCGACCGCCATCGAGTCGGTCGGCACGCTCGCCGACCTCGACGTCGAGACGACGCATTGCTACCACGGCGGGACCGCGGACGCGGGCACCGACGCTATCCGGGAGATATACGAGTCGCTGTCGCAGTCTCGCCAGTAAGGAGGCGTGAAACGCAGGAGTGGTTCGGCCAGTTCAGATGCGGCCGACGTTCTCGACGGAGACGGACTCGACGCCCTCGACCTCGGTGAAGGCCTCCTCAACTGCCTCCGTGCCACCCGCGTCGTCGGGCACGATGACGGTCGGGAAGAGGGCGACGAGGCCGAACGCGACGTTGTCACGCTCGACGCCGTTGATCTTCGCACCCTCGGGGAGCGAGCTCTCCAGGCGCTCCTGGAGCTCGTCGAGGTCGATGTCGGGGCTGTTCGGCATTACCTTGATCTTGGCGGCGACTTTTCCCATTGTTACGGACCCTCGAATTGGCAGTTCGGGCAGTTGTACAGGTTGCTCTGCTTTCGGCACTTGGCGCACCGGTAGATCTGTGTCCCGCAGTCGGGGCACTTGAACGCGGCGGCGTTCGTCCCGGAGATGTTGATCCCACAGGAGACGCACCGTCGCCGGGCACGCTGTTCGGAATCGCTCATACCGTGGCTTTCCGTCCGGCTGGTTTTAACGGTTGTCTTTCCGGTCACAGCGCCAGTGGAACGAGTAACACACCCATGCAGTAGACGCGCCGGGTTCCGAGCCGCGGCGGGACCAGTCCGATGGCGGTCGCGGTCACGAACAGGAGCAGTCCGACGCCGCCGGCGAACAGCCACGAGAGCCCGGTGAGCAGCACCAGCGCGCCGACGGAGAGCCGCCGTGGGTCGAGCGCACCCACGACCGAGAGGTAGCGGTCCCCGACCGTGAGGACCAGCCCGGTGGCGACGGCTCCCGCGAGTACGACGACGAGCAGGGCGGTGCCGAGCGCCGGCGCCCCACCGACCCTGTCCACCGCGACCAGCACCCCGGTCCGGGGCGTCCCGAGTGCCACGAGCGCGAAGAGTGCGAATATCGAGTTCGCCGTGTTCACCCCGCTCGTTGCGACGACGTAGCCCCGGTCGCCCGCGTCGCCCGGCAGGACCGCCAGTGCCGCGGTCGCCGCGATGGCGCTGGAGACGCCCGGGAGGTAGCCCACGGCCCCACCCGCGCAGGCCCCGGCGGCCGTCGCCAGAGCTACCGACCGGGGCGCGAGCAGGAGGCCGGTGCCGTCCTGTGGCGGAACCCCGGCGCCCTCCAGCGCGTCGAGCAGGACCGGCGCGCCGAACAGCCCCGCGAACAGCGGGGTCAGGACGCTGGCCGGTAGCGGCGCCCTGGGTTCCAGCGGGAGCGCCACCACGCCGAGCCCACCCGCCAGCGCGAGGACGACCAGCCCGCCACCACGGGCGCGCCACGTCACCTCGGTCGCCAGCGTGAGCGCCACCACGCCGGCCAGCACCAGCGAGAGGTGCGCCCGGATGGTCGGGTAGGCCGCCGTCATCGCCGCGGTCGCCGGCACCGCCACCGGGACCGACACGACCAGCGCCCCGGCGCTGCCAAGCACCGACAGCCGTAGGGCCTCGCGGCCCCGCCCCGCCAGTACCAATCTGTGCCCCGGCAGCGCCGAGGCCGCCATCGCCGCGTCCGGCACCCCCAGCGCCAGTGCGGGCACCGCGTCGAGGAAGGTGTGTGTCACCCCGGCCGCGAGCATCGCGGCGACCACGACCGTCGGCGGCGCCGGCACCGCGGGCGCCACGGCCGCCAGCAACAGCGCGAAGTTGTTCGCGTGGAGTCCCGGCGTCAGCCCGCTCGCCGTCCCCAGCGCGATACCGGCGACGACCGACGCCAGCAGGAACAGGTCGGTCTCGGGCGTGGCCATCGCCGACTCTGGCCGCGGTCTCGGATTTAAAGGATGGCGTCGCCACTGGACGGTCGTCGTCGGTGTCGGTCACGACGCCGTCGCTACCCGGTTGCGTCGAAAGAAAATCGTTGCTGGTGTGTGGCGTGCGAGTTCAGCCGAAGAGGTTGCCCAGGCCCTCGCCCGAGGCGTCCTCGTCTTCTTCCTCGCCCTCGTCTTCGTCCGTCGTGTCCGGCACGTCGGAGACCTCTTCCTCGTCGCCACCTTCGTCGCCACCCTCGTCGGCACCGCCGGCGGCGCCACCGGAGGCTGCACCGCCCGCGGGGACGGCAGCGGCCTCTGCGACGGCCTCGTCGATGTCGACGTCCTCGAGTGCGGCGACGAGCGCCTTCACACGGGACTCCTCCACGTCGACGCCAGCTGCGTCGAGCACGGCGGTCAGGTTGTCTTCGTTGATCTCTTCGCCCGATTCGTTCAGGATGAGTGCTGCGTAAACGTACTCCATTGTTAATTATCCGAACATGTTTCCGAGACCGGCTGCACCGTCCTCCTCGTCGCCGTCGTCGTCGTCTTCCTCGTCGGCGGCGTCGGCGTCGGTGTCCGTCTCGGTCGTGTCTTGGTCGTCAGTCGATTCGTCTTCGGCGGTCTCCTCGGCGGGGGCCGCGGGCGCGGACACGCCGCGCAGCGCCTCCGGGAGTGCCTCCTCGTCGTCGATGTTGGCCGCGAGCGCGCGAACCTGCGCGTCGGCCTTGCGGACGAGGTCGTCCGCGAGGTCCGGGCTCTCGATGGCGGCGTAGAGGCCGAGGCTCTTGGCTTCGCCCGTCGCCTTCGCGATGAGGGTGGGGGCCGTCTGAGCCGTCGGGTACACCGCGTTCACGGACAGGTTCCGTGCGCGAGCCGCTGCGGTCTGGACGTCGCTGCGGTAGGCGTCCACGTCGATGTCGAGGTCCTCGGGGTCGAACACGACGCCGTCGGAATACACGGCGCGCAGGTCCAGACCCACTTCCTTCGGCTCGATGCCGAGTTCGCTCAGGACGTTGGAGAGCTGTTCGGAAACTTCCTCTCCAGCGCTGAGGACGTTGGAGTCCTCGGTGACGTGGATGGAGCCATCCATGATGCGAGCTGCCGCACCGACCTGCTGGAGCTCGCCGACGAACGGACCCGGGTCGACGCCGGTGTCGCCTTCCGGAATGACGATGTCGTTCGGGGCGACCTCCCCGGCGTTGATGGGTGCGGGCGTCTTCGACTCCTCCAGAATCTTGAACAGTGCGAACGGGTTGTCGTCGGTCCCGATGAGGCCGACCTGGCCCTCGATGTGCTCGGTGAGCACCTCGATGCCGTCGTCGACCTCTTCGAGTGCACGCGTCAGCAGCGTGTTCCGACTCATCCGCAGCTGCGTGTCCGGGTAGAGGTCCGCACGCATGGCCTGCAGCTGCCGGCTCGGGATGCCGGCGACGTTGACGATACCGACGGACTCGTAGGACTCGATGATGTCCACGAGCTCGTCGACCTCGTCCTTCTTCCACTGCGGAAGGTTCTGGGTCTTGCGTTCGGCTTCTGCGCTCATCAGGCGTTCACCTCCACCGAGGGGCCCATCGTGGTCTTCACGTAGATGGAGTCCACGTTGAGCGGGCCCTTCTCGAGGTTGGCGTGCAGGCGACGGATGATGACGTCGATGTTGTCGGCGATGTCGTCCGCACTCATGTCTTCTGCACCGACACGAGTGTGGAACGTCCGCCGGTCACGACTCCGGAGCTGCACTGTGTTCTTCATGCGATTCACCGTCTCAACGACGTCTTCGTCGAGGCCGAGCGGGGTCGGCATCTTACCGCGTGGACCCAGAATGGTACCGAGATGACGAGCGACGTCTTGCATCATGTCCTCCTGCGCGATGAAGAAGTCTGTCTCGTCGGCGAGGTCCTTTGCGCGGTCGTCGTCGTCGCCCAGATCGGCCAGTTCGTCGCCGCTGAATACCTCGTCAGCGACGTCTTCTGCGCGAAGGCCGGTTTCGCCTTCGGCGAAGACCACGATTTGGGTCTCCTGGCCGGTTCCGGACGGCAGGACGACGGACTCGTCGACACGCTGTGACGGATCGTTAAGGTCGAGATCTCTCAGGTTGATCGCGAGGTCCACCGTTTCGCGGAAGTTCCGCTCGGGTGCGTCCTCGAGAGCGCGAGAGACTGCGTCTACTATGTCCTGGTCTGCCATCGTTCACCTCCGTAGTACGCGTAGTGCTCCTACGGGTCAGTGAAACAGGCAAAAGCCTGTCTCGTCCGGACGGTGGCCCAGTGGAAACTTAAAGCCGTCGAAGCGAACCCGCACGCGACCCGCGAACCGGCGCGCTCGCTCACGTGCCGGGCGTTTCGTGTCATTCGGTCCCGATGACCGGGGCGAAAAAATCGTCGGTGGTTCGTGGGGAACCGTCGATACCGCGTGGCGGCTCAGGCCGCCACGTCGGCTTCCGGCTCGGGCTCGCTCGGGGTGACGCCGGCGGCGTCCTCGAGGATGGAGCGGCTGCCGAGCAGCACCATCCCGAACCCGACCTTCGCGCTCAGGTCGAGGACCATGAACGCGGCCGTCTCCCAGTACAGGGGCAGGATACCGAGGGTTCCCTCGGTACCGATGAGCCAGACGACGGGGTACAGCAGCCAGAGGCCCATGATGATGTTCCGGAGCTGGCCGAACAGGGTCTGGACCTGCGGGGACTTCGTCTTGGCCTGCTTCGAGAGCGTGCCGACCAGGAAGTACAGCAGCACGAGCAGCGCACCGGTGCTGATGCCCCACCAGACGATGCGGTAGGCGGGCGTCGTCTCGAGGGCGGCGATGAGGCCGGTCCCGATCATGAACACGTCGAGGCCGACGAGCGTGAAGATGGTGTTACGGCTCGCACCCGCGAGGAGTGCGAGGTCCAGTAGCAGCAGCGGCGTGGTGAACAGCCAGTCCGCGTAGCGGGCCCAGTAGATGGTCAGTTCCTCGCCACCGGCGGTGACGGTGGTGACCCCGAACCCGGTATACATCAGGAAGTACATCGCGGCGGCGATGGCCGTGATGAAGATGGTGATGATGTAGAACTCCTGCATCTTCTTGTCGGTGACACCGCGGCCGCGACCCACGAAGTACAGTGTCCCGATGGTCATTCCGATGGTACCGATCAGCAACCAGAGTGATTCAGCTCCAACTTGCGCCATTACACGCACTGTACGGAACGTACAGGCATAGCTAACAGTTCGCTAATTGATAGGTGGTGGGACTGTCTCGGCGGATGGTTAGAGGATATGACGTGAACCCGTCAGCGAGGAATCACCCGCCGGACCAGTGAATTTTTGTCCTTGCGCGGTCTTCTGACCACAATCCCAACGAGGGTGAGAACACCGGGTGAGAACGGACCGATGGGAGACAATAACGACAGAGTAGACGATCATATCTCGAAAGCGATAGTACATGGAAACACCTACGAACGGCTCCGCGTCAGCCGATATAGCTTCTTCTCCGGGTCGCTCGCGCGGAAGTTGACTCACCAGGGCGTGATTACCGCCTCGCTGGTAGCTATCCTGCCGTTGGCCCTCGCGGCACCCCCGGAGCTGGCGGTCGGTGACCCATCGGTCGCGTCACCGAAGGTCGTGCTGCTCGGGCTGTTCGGCCTGGGCGTGGAGGTACTCGCGGGGACAGCACTGGTCGCCGTTGCACTGGCACGGCTCCGACTGGACGACATCGGAGAACGAGCCGCACATCGGCTCCTGAACGTCGAAGACGTGGCATCGATGCTCGGTCTCGGGACCGGCGCCATCGCCATCCTCGTCACGGTGTGCTACTTTGGTGTCGCGTCGGTCGCTCCCGGCGCGCTCGAGACGCTCCGGCCGGCCCACGGCGGCGGCGCGTTCGCGGCCTCGGGCACCGGCCTCACCGTGACGATGCTGGCCGCGCTCGCCGTCGGCATCGGGGTCGCCTTGCTGCTGGCGGGGCGACTGCTCGACGACTCGCTCGGGTACTGACGAGACGCGGCCCTGCCGACCGGCGCGACCGCTAGCCACGGGGAGAAAGCGAAGAGAAGTCGGCTTATTCCTCGGTGAACTGCTCGTCGTACTCGCCGCTGTCGAGGCGCTCCTTGAACTCGCGCGGGTTCTCACCTTCGATGGTGACACCCAGCGAGGTGCAGGTCCCGACGACCTCCTTCGCTGCGTTCTTCAGGTCGTACGAGAGCAGGTCGGTCTGCTTCTGCTTGGCGACCTTCTTGACCTGGTCGATGGTCATGTTGGCGACGAAGTTCTCCTGGGGTTCGCCGCTGCCCGTCTCGAATCCGGCCTCGTCCTTGATGAGCGCGGCCGTCGGCGGGACACCGACGTCGATGGTGAAGGAGCCGTCGTCCTCGTACTCCACGGTGACGGGGACCTCCATCCCGTCGAACGCGGCGGTCTGTTCGTTGATCTCGTTGACGACTTCCTGCACGTCGACGGGTGTCGGACCGAGCTCGGGGCCGAGCGGCGGGCCAGGGTTGGCCTGCCCGCCCGGGACGAGCGCTTCGATAGTTCCAGCCATATGTGACCGGTGTCTCGCGGCGTTTTTAACCCTTACTTTTCGTGGGTCCACTGGAACCGCGGAACCGGGGCCGTCGTCGCGCACCGGAGAGCCCGGTGACCCCACGTCACTCGACCGACTCCGCGAGCCACGAGCCGAAGGCGTCGGTCACGTCGGCCTCGTCGAACCGCTCGATGCACGGCACGTCGTAGGGATGGAGTTCTTGGACACGCGCGACCAGCGCGTCGTAGCCCGCGTCGGTCGTCTTCGCCAGCAGTATCTCCTCGTCGTCGTCGTGGACCTCGCCCTCCCAGCGGTACGTCGACCGGCAGCGGACCCGGTTGACGCAGGCCGCGAGGCGTTCCTCGACGAGCGTTCTGGCGATGCGGCCGGCCTCGTCCGGCGGCGCCGTGATGTAGACGGTCGGCATGCGCGATGGTTCGAGGCCGGGCACGAAAAGGCTCCGTCGGCGTCGGTGGTTCCCCGACTCCGGACCAGGTCGTTTCGCTCCCCGACCGCTCTCGGGGGTCTCGCTACTCCTCTATCGGGTTGAACGTCCCGTCGATGTCCCACTCGTGGATGCACCAGGGGTTCCCGACCTCGTCGTCGACGATGCGCCAGGACTCGACCTCGTCGTTCCACGCCTCCTTCCGGCCGCACCGCTCGCAACTGCGGGCGGTGGGTTTGCGAAGCTTCGTCATGTCCTGACGTTCCGTTGCGGGATATATAAGCCCCCACGCTCTTGGCGACACCTACCGTAACTCTGGTATGGCGACGAGACGTGCGGCACTGCTCGTCGTGGGCAGTGGACTCACCGCCGTCGCAGGGTGTCTCGGGGGTCCCGGGGCGCCGACGCAGACCCGGCGGACAGCCACCAGAACGCCAACTACCACAGGTACGACAATGTCATCCAGAGCCGCGAGCGAGTTCGCCATCGAAGCCACCGCGTTCGACGAGGGAGCGTCGATTCCCGCCCGGTACACCTGCGACGGTGCGGACGTCTCGCCCGAACTGACCATCGGCGGCATCCCCGAGGAGACCGCCAGCCTCGCCCTCGTCGTCGACGACCCCGACGCACCGGGCGGCACCTTCGACCACTGGCTGCTGTGGAACCTCCCGCCGGACACGGTGAACCTCCCGGAGGAGGTCCCCCACGGCGAGACGGTCCCCTCGCTGGGCGACGCCCGGCAGGGGGAGAACGGGTTCGACTCGGTCGGGTACCGCGGGCCCTGCCCGCCGACGGCCCACGGCGCGCACACCTACCGGTTCACGCTCTACGCGTGCGACAGCGACCTGGACGTGGCCGGCGGTGCGGCAGGCGACGAGGTCCGCAGCGCCATCCGGGACGCACAGATCGCGGAGACGCGCCTCACCGGCACGTACGACCGGGGCTGAGCCGTCTCCACCGCCCCGGCCTCCCCGCGTCCAGAACCGGCCGCACCGGTACAACCAAGGCCTCGCCGCCCGTCGTTTTTTACTGTCATGATAAAACTGGTGAACCTGCTGGTCCGCGCGGACGACCTGACCCACGAGGAGTTCGTCGAGTACTGGTACGAGGAGCACGTCCCGCTCGCGAAAGACCTGCCCAACGCCAAGAAGTACGTCACGAGCGTCCCGAACAGCCCGGAGCACAGCGAGTACGACGGCATCGTCGAACTGTACTTCGAGGACATGGGCGACCTGAAGGCCGCGTTCGACTCCGAGGTCGGCAAGGAGGTCATGGCCGACCTCGAGACGTTCGCCAAGCCCGACGAGGGGCCGACGCTGTACGTCGAGGAGACGGTCCAGCTCGACGACGACGCATGAAGACGGCCGGACGCGTGGTCGAGGGGCTCGCGGCCCTCGACACGGAGTTCGTCTTCGGCTACCCCGGCGGCCGCGTCATCGAGGTGTTCGAGGAGCTGTCCGAGCACCCCGAGATTCGGGTCGTGCGCCCGCGAGACGAGCGCGAGGCGAGCGTCATGGCCGAGTCCTACGGCCGCATGACCGGCAAGCCGGGCGTGCTGGCCGGGCAGGGGCCGTGGATCGGCAGTCTCGGGAACATCGGCCAGATGGAGGCCCGGCTCGCCTCCTCCCCGATGGTCGCCATCACCGAGGCCTCCGAGCGCGGCGACTACTCCACGCTGGCGCCCTACCAGCAGTCCCGCGGCGACTACGGCGGGCTCTCGCTCCCGAAGATCCTCGACGGGGTCACCAAGGAGTGGTGGTTCCCGCGCACGCCCACGGAGACGGTCCGGTCGCTCCAGCTGGCGTTCAAGCACGCGACCGCCGGCCGTCCCGGCCCCACCGCGGTCATCCTCGACGGGGACGCCGTCTCCGAGGAGTTCCCCGATGACTCGACCCCGGCGGTGTGGGACGAGGAGCGCCAGGTCCGCAACTGGCAGTCCCAGCCGACCGATTCGGACGTGGTCGACGCGGTCGAGGCGCTCCAGACCGCCGAGCGTCCCGTCATCCTCGCCGGAAACGGGGTCCACGCCGCGAACGCCTACGACGAACTGGTCGCCTGCGCCGAGGCCTACGACGCGGTCGTCACCACGTCCTACCTCGGCAAGTCGACCATCCCGGAGACGCACGAGCGCGCCGCCGGCGTCATCGGCTCGTTCGGCCACGAGGGCGCGAACCAGGTCGTCTCCGAGGCCGACACGCTGCTCGTGGTGGGCTGCCGGATGAACCCGATGGACACCAACTGGCAGGCCGAGTCGTTCATCCGCCCGGACGAACAGACCATCGTCCACGCCGACATCGACACCCGGAACGCGGGGTGGGTCTACCCCGCCGACGTCGGCCTCATCGGTGACGCTGCGGAGTCGCTGGCCGCGCTGGCGACCGAAGGCGCCGCCGACAACGAGTGGGCGCTGGACCGCGCCGCCGAGGCCCGCGAGGACTTCGCGGTGCCCGAGTGCGAGTCCGACGACGTCCCCATCAAGCCCCAGCGCGCCTGCAAGGCCATCGAGTCGGTCGTCGGTTCCGACACCGTGGTCACCGCCGACTCGGGGAACAACCGCTTCTGGCTCCTGAACTACCTCCAGACGCCCGATACGGAGACGTACTTCGGCTCCGGCGGCGTCGGCGGGATGGGCTGGGCGGCCCCCGCCGCGGTGACGGCCGCACTCCTCGGCAAGGACGCCATCTGCGTCGCCGGCGACGGCGGCTTCACGATGACGATGACCGCCGTCGAGACCGCGGTCGACCACGACGTGGCCCCGACGTTCGTCGTGCTCAACGACACGAGTCTGGGGATGGTCCGCCAGATGGACGACTCCATCCCCGGCGTGGAGTTCCACGACACCAACTTCGTCAAGGTCGCCGAGGCCCTCGGCGGCCGGGGCCAGCACGTCACCGAGCCCGCCGACCTCGTGCCCGCACTCGAGGAGGCGAAGGCCGCGGACGTGCCGACCGTCCTCGACGTGCGCATCGACCGCGAGGAGGACATGGCGGAGACGCTGCAGTCCTCGTTCTACGCCGAGGTCGGCGGCCTGCACGAGTAGGTGGATCGCCGCCCGCACCCGGGCAGTAGCTTCTTCTCGCCCGTCGTCGTGGACCGGGTATGAACGGGCGGGCGGTGTTCGGACTCCTGTTTCTCCTCCTCGGCAGTTGCTGGACCCTGCTCTGGGCGGTGAGCCCGCCGGACCCCTACCAGCCACTGCTTCGCGTCACGGCCGGCTCGCTGGTCTTCGACGGGTTCGGGACATCTCTGCCGGGCACCGTCGCCCTGCTCGGGCTCGGGCCGGTCGCCATCGGCGGCGTCCTCTTCGTGACTGGCTGGGTCGAGTCGACCGCGAACCGTCTCTGAGGTGAGCGACGCCGAGTGCGGCCGAACGGGCCCCAGATTCCTGTTGTACGAACAACATTATAGGACAACCAGTTCGTAAAAAACGGCCATAGAGCGGGGGTCGGCTATACAAGACACAGGTCAGTCAGCAGATGTATGGCAGACAGTGACAGCCATGGACGGGGGACAGTCTCGCGCCGCGACCTGCTCCGAGCGGGGACCGGCCTGGCCGCAGCCTCGGTCGCGAGCGAGACGACGCTCGCCTACGGCGGGGACGAGCGCGACCCGACGACGGTCACCATCCGGCGCGACGGCTACGGGGTACCGCACATCTACGCACCGAACGCGGACGGCCGGCCGCCCGTGTTCTTCGGGTTCGGCTACGCGGTCGCCACGGACCGCCTGTTCCAGCTCGAACTCTACCGGCGGTACTACCACGGGACGGTCGCCGAGGTGTTCGGGGCGGACTGGGTCGAGTTCGACGCTGCGGCCCGCCAGAACACCTTCACCGAGACGACGCTGCCCGAGCAACTGGAGAACATGGACCCGGACAACCGGGCCATCCTCCAGGCGTTCGCCTCGGGTATCAACCGCTACATCGAGTCGGTGCGCGAGGGGGACCGCGAGTTCCACCGGGGGTTCGTCGAGAACGGCTTCGAGCCCGACCCGTTCACCGAGGAGGACGTGGCGGGGATGTACGTCGCCAGCATGGCCTTCTTCAGCGGGTTCCAGCTGGAGACCCTGGGCGCGCTGGTCGTCGACATCCTCGGAGGGCAGGTCGGCGAGGAGCGCGCGATGGAGCTGTTCCACGACCTCAACTGGGGGAACGACCCCGGCTCGCCGACCTCCAGCGTCCAGCCCGAGGACGCCTACGTGCCGCCGTACACCCCGGCCGGGGACGACGCCGGTGCGGGCGCGACGGCCGCAGCAGGAAACGAACGCGGCGCGACGGGCGAGCAGAACCAGCCGACGAACCGGGTGA
This window of the Haloarchaeobius amylolyticus genome carries:
- a CDS encoding elongation factor 1-beta, coding for MGKVAAKIKVMPNSPDIDLDELQERLESSLPEGAKINGVERDNVAFGLVALFPTVIVPDDAGGTEAVEEAFTEVEGVESVSVENVGRI
- a CDS encoding HVO_2753 family zinc finger protein codes for the protein MSDSEQRARRRCVSCGINISGTNAAAFKCPDCGTQIYRCAKCRKQSNLYNCPNCQFEGP
- a CDS encoding tripartite tricarboxylate transporter permease; the protein is MATPETDLFLLASVVAGIALGTASGLTPGLHANNFALLLAAVAPAVPAPPTVVVAAMLAAGVTHTFLDAVPALALGVPDAAMAASALPGHRLVLAGRGREALRLSVLGSAGALVVSVPVAVPATAAMTAAYPTIRAHLSLVLAGVVALTLATEVTWRARGGGLVVLALAGGLGVVALPLEPRAPLPASVLTPLFAGLFGAPVLLDALEGAGVPPQDGTGLLLAPRSVALATAAGACAGGAVGYLPGVSSAIAATAALAVLPGDAGDRGYVVATSGVNTANSIFALFALVALGTPRTGVLVAVDRVGGAPALGTALLVVVLAGAVATGLVLTVGDRYLSVVGALDPRRLSVGALVLLTGLSWLFAGGVGLLLFVTATAIGLVPPRLGTRRVYCMGVLLVPLAL
- a CDS encoding 50S ribosomal protein L1, with translation MADQDIVDAVSRALEDAPERNFRETVDLAINLRDLDLNDPSQRVDESVVLPSGTGQETQIVVFAEGETGLRAEDVADEVFSGDELADLGDDDDRAKDLADETDFFIAQEDMMQDVARHLGTILGPRGKMPTPLGLDEDVVETVNRMKNTVQLRSRDRRTFHTRVGAEDMSADDIADNIDVIIRRLHANLEKGPLNVDSIYVKTTMGPSVEVNA
- a CDS encoding 50S ribosomal protein L10, with product MSAEAERKTQNLPQWKKDEVDELVDIIESYESVGIVNVAGIPSRQLQAMRADLYPDTQLRMSRNTLLTRALEEVDDGIEVLTEHIEGQVGLIGTDDNPFALFKILEESKTPAPINAGEVAPNDIVIPEGDTGVDPGPFVGELQQVGAAARIMDGSIHVTEDSNVLSAGEEVSEQLSNVLSELGIEPKEVGLDLRAVYSDGVVFDPEDLDIDVDAYRSDVQTAAARARNLSVNAVYPTAQTAPTLIAKATGEAKSLGLYAAIESPDLADDLVRKADAQVRALAANIDDEEALPEALRGVSAPAAPAEETAEDESTDDQDTTETDTDADAADEEDDDDGDEEDGAAGLGNMFG
- a CDS encoding cystathionine gamma-synthase, with translation MTDDEDHRIETRSIHAGQEPDEETGALMTPIYANSTYKQDGPGDHRGYEYSRTANPTRTDLEANLASLEGGEFGRCFSSGMGAINTVLNLLESGDHVVTGEDVYGGTHRIFTQVYEDYDLEFTFVDMTDLDAIADAMQANTELLWLETPTNPLMSIVDIEGAAEVAHEHDALCAIDNTFATPYLQRPLELGADIVSHSLTKYLGGHSDVVGGALVTDDADLDERIGFYQNSVGATPGPHDCFLVLRGTKTLPVRMDRHCENASAIATWLDDHPAVSEVFYPGLEDHPGHDVAAAQMDDFGGMLSFEVDGTLEQASTVVSETEVFTLAESLGGVESLIEQPAAMTHAAIPREERLEAGLTDGLIRASVGIEHVDDLKADLEQAFDAAGL
- a CDS encoding MBL fold metallo-hydrolase, translating into MTPDGVHPLSLEFDFGDRELTIHPTVVETDHGLVLVDVGLPGAVDRLEPALDDLGFALADVSTVMLTHHDGDHAGGLSELEEATDVFVVAHADEVPYVDGEEQPVKSPPDAERYPPVPVDLELVGDEVFRTHAGPMRVVETPGHAPGHVSLYFPDHRFLVAADALNNDDGFVGPKPEYTPDMATAIESVGTLADLDVETTHCYHGGTADAGTDAIREIYESLSQSRQ
- a CDS encoding GNAT family N-acetyltransferase, with protein sequence MDVRSRNLENSIGTTNSTTGDFDEWPAADGTGASGFHDRTGRTVGLARRDELTTEDVKELVEMYAEFDPPGGAHGLPPVRESRIREWLDALSIGFHALGRHRGRVVGHAVLVPTDEAAFELAIFVHQDYRHAGIGTRILTEVLAMAVDRDVPEVRLYVEHSNDAAIGLYESVGFEGEVVGPGELEMRLSLPA
- the rpl12p gene encoding 50S ribosomal protein P1; the protein is MEYVYAALILNESGEEINEDNLTAVLDAAGVDVEESRVKALVAALEDVDIDEAVAEAAAVPAGGAASGGAAGGADEGGDEGGDEEEVSDVPDTTDEDEGEEEDEDASGEGLGNLFG